ATAGGCAGCGACTGCAAACCCAATAAACAAACAAGTTCCAGCAGAATAAGCCAATATGCGCATTACATACAGTCCTCAACAAGACACAACATATCTACGTCTTGCAAGATACAGGCCTAATCGAGCGCCATGCAATTATAAGTGAAGGTTTTGTCTTCATTTATTATTTTAATATAAACCAGCTTATCAAAATCAACCAAAGTGGTGACCATCGTTCCGTTTATATCTGCCCGACAGGAAAAGCTATCACTACCTATCTGCATGCTGTCGCAATAATCCCCCTCGGTCAGTTCGACCCAGAGATTTTTTTTGGGGCGCATTTCATAGGTTGAACGGCCAATGAGCGGGGTTTTCTGGCGAAATCCAATCCAAGCCTCAGAGTTATTGTCACAGAGTATAGTCGAAATACCAATCGCCATAGCGGATGATGGCGCCAGACAGACTGTCAGCATTACGATCATTGATTTCACAATAGCATGTCGCATGATCTATATCCGACGCGCTAGCGCATCGAGCGCCCGGCTGGATAAAAGGCGTTTGGCGACCATCATTAGACTGGTTGCCAGGGTTATGCGATAGCGCAATTTTGGCTGTTTTGACTCGGCGGCGTGTATCACCGCTTTTGTCACGGCATCGACTTGCAATTCGAATGTATCCTTGGGTGGATCAATAGCGCTAAGGCGTGGGATCAAGCCTTTACGATAAATGGGTTCCAGTGCGGCGCCCTCCCATTTTATCCAGCGTTGAAATTGAATATAGGCATTTTCGCGGATGCGTGTGCGAATAGGGCCTGGCTCGATAAGGATAATTTTTATACCACTGCCATACAATTCAAGCCGCATGGTGTCGGTCAGGCCTTCAAGAGCAAATTTGGTGGCGTTATAGGCACCGCGAAAGCGCATGGCGGCAAACCCCAGTACCGAAGAATTCTGAATGATACGGCCTGAATTTTGCGCGCGCATAAGCGGTATGACAGCGCGCGTCAAGCTATGCCAGCCAAAGAAATTGGCTTCAAAAATGCTACGTAAAGCATCAGTTGGCAGATCTTCGACAGCAGCCGGAATGGCATAAGCGCCATTATTGAATAGCACGTCAAGCCGCCCGCCTGTTATGTTCAGCGCATCGGCAAGGCCGGTTTCGATGGTTTCGGGTTTTTCATAATCAATTAAAACCGTATCAAGACCATATTTTGTGCGTAGCGCGTCACAATCTTGCTGTTTGCGGCATGACGCGATCACCAACCATCCCCGCTGTTGCATTGTTATCGCCGTGTCACGGCCGATACCACTCGAACATCCGGTAATGAGAATGCTTTGTTGTGTCATGATATACCCAAGCCTTCGTCCCTTTTACAGGGATGTTGTGCCATAAAAAACGGAGCAGCAAAAGCTGCTCCGAGTTTAGGGAGAAAAAACATGCGTAATATATATACGGCAGATTAACGAATTAAGTTAATCTCACGTTTATAATACCACGATAGACAATAACAGAAAGGACTTCCCATGCCTAAAATAGATTGTGAAACGCTTGAAATGGTCAAAGGCCGCTATTTGTCATCTCTGGCCGCTTATACAAAAGGCATAACCGATAATTATGTCAAAGGCGCGGTGGGTGACAAGGCTGGACTAACCCAGTTTGGGGTGAATAGGGCGGTTCTGGAACCGGGTGCAGGCACGTCAATGCGGCATTGGCATGTCAATCAGGATGAATTCGTGATTGTTGTCGAAGGTACCGTGACCCTGATCGATGATGACGGCGAACATCAGTTACACGCAGGTGATTGCGCAGGCTTCAAGGCGGGTGATGCGAATGGTCATCATATCATCAACAAATCCGACAAAGTGGCGACCCTGTTTGAGATTGGGACGCGCACAGAGACCGAGACCACTTACTATGCCGATCATGATCTGATGGTTACCAAACGGGATGGTGACTATCATTTCACGAGAAAGAATGGTGAGAGTTTACCAGATTAGTGTCTGTCGATACAGCAAGCCATATCAGACGCCAAATAACTTGTATTCAGTGTTGTAATATGGTTGCTTGGCACCAAATGAGGCAAGGTCTGTCGATCAGGCCAATGGACTAGACGCGAGATCAAATGACTGGATTACCTGACATTTTTATAACGATGGGTTTCTTGCCACTGATGGGACTCATTTTTTCAGCGATTATCACATTGATAATTGTGCAGACTGCGCCGCTTCATGCGCGCTTCACGGCTGACACGAATGCTGGTCCCCAAAAGATTCATCAACATAGTACACCCCGTATCGGTGGTGTGGCTATATTCATCAGCATGGTGATGATAGGTTTTCTGGGCGTGTTTGATGCTAATCCCATTTTGCCTGTTGTGATTGGTGCGGCTATTCCGGTGTTTCTTGGCGGGTTGTTGGAAGATGTAAAAGGCCGTGTGTCACCCAGACTGCGGCTTTTACTTGCCATTATATCGGGCGCATGTTTTGTCTATTTGTCGGGTTTCACAATCACGCGTGTTAGCTTTGCGCCTATGGATGCCATGCTGGCGGTGCCAGTTATCGCGGCTGGGTTTACCATTTTCACCATCACGCTATTTGCTAATGCGGTCAATATAATTGATGGATTGAATGGCCTGTCGATTGGCACGTCTGTATTGATCGCAGGTGCTGTAGCTACTGTTGCGGGCGGTGTTGGTGACATAGAGCTGATGACCATCAGCATGGTCTTTGCGGCGAGTGTTCTGGGTGTAGTCCTGTTTAATTTTCCAAAAGGCAAAATTTTTGTGGGT
This window of the Candidatus Puniceispirillum marinum IMCC1322 genome carries:
- a CDS encoding SDR family NAD(P)-dependent oxidoreductase, with the protein product MTQQSILITGCSSGIGRDTAITMQQRGWLVIASCRKQQDCDALRTKYGLDTVLIDYEKPETIETGLADALNITGGRLDVLFNNGAYAIPAAVEDLPTDALRSIFEANFFGWHSLTRAVIPLMRAQNSGRIIQNSSVLGFAAMRFRGAYNATKFALEGLTDTMRLELYGSGIKIILIEPGPIRTRIRENAYIQFQRWIKWEGAALEPIYRKGLIPRLSAIDPPKDTFELQVDAVTKAVIHAAESKQPKLRYRITLATSLMMVAKRLLSSRALDALARRI
- a CDS encoding MraY family glycosyltransferase, which codes for MGLIFSAIITLIIVQTAPLHARFTADTNAGPQKIHQHSTPRIGGVAIFISMVMIGFLGVFDANPILPVVIGAAIPVFLGGLLEDVKGRVSPRLRLLLAIISGACFVYLSGFTITRVSFAPMDAMLAVPVIAAGFTIFTITLFANAVNIIDGLNGLSIGTSVLIAGAVATVAGGVGDIELMTISMVFAASVLGVVLFNFPKGKIFVGDGGAYFMGAFVAFLLIMLPERNEAVSPFMSLLLVIYPSYELVRSTIRRLIASDSQALQPDQKHLHSLVYQYYVQRDKEGFLNSNARAGLTMLIFPLFTSLWAFVSISSAEYALVGILIFVAGYEILSRQFYDVSKKSKDNIVG
- a CDS encoding cupin domain-containing protein, which produces MPKIDCETLEMVKGRYLSSLAAYTKGITDNYVKGAVGDKAGLTQFGVNRAVLEPGAGTSMRHWHVNQDEFVIVVEGTVTLIDDDGEHQLHAGDCAGFKAGDANGHHIINKSDKVATLFEIGTRTETETTYYADHDLMVTKRDGDYHFTRKNGESLPD